In the genome of Notamacropus eugenii isolate mMacEug1 chromosome 5, mMacEug1.pri_v2, whole genome shotgun sequence, one region contains:
- the BRSK1 gene encoding serine/threonine-protein kinase BRSK1 isoform X3, whose amino-acid sequence MKVEREIAILKLIEHPHVLKLHDVYENKKYLYLVLEHVSGGELFDYLVKKGRLTPKEARKFFRQIVSALDFCHSYSICHRDLKPENLLLDEENNIRIADFGMASLQVGDSLLETSCGSPHYACPEVIKGEKYDGRRADMWSCGVILFALLVGALPFDDDNLRQLLEKVKRGVFHMPHFIPPDCQSLLRGMIEVEPEKRLSLEQIQKHPWYLGGKPEPEPRLEPVPGRRVAMRSLPSGGELDPDVLESMASLGCFRDLDRLHRELRSEEENQEKMIYYLLLDRKERYPSCEDEDLPPRNDADPPRKRVDSPMLSRHGKRRPERKSMEVLSITDAGSGGGGSPVPTRRALEMAQHSQRSRSVSGASTGLSSSPLSSPRSPVFSFSPEPGASPGEEARAGSCPSPTPKTQTLPSRGPRGGGTGEQPPPPSARSTPLPGSPRTSPGAATPPPCSPRASPTGTPGATPPPSPGAGGGVGGAAWRSRLNSIRNSFLGSPRFHRRKMQVPTAEEMSSLTPESSPELAKRSWFGNFISLDKDEQIFLVLKNKALSSIKADIVHAFLSIPSLSHSVLSQTSFRAEYKTSGGPSVFQKPVRFQVDICSSEGPDPPPRRRERDGSGVYSVTFTLIAGPSRRFKRVVETIQAQLLSTHDQPSVQALADEKNGAQPRSPASTPPRGLQPPPGRSEPPELGGSPRRGPPPKDRKLLAASGSPQP is encoded by the exons ATGAAG GTGGAACGGGAGATCGCCATCCTCAAGCTCATCGAGCACCCCCACGTCCTCAAACTCCACGATGTCTACGAGAACAAGAAATATTT gTACTTGGTTCTGGAACATGTGTCAGGGGGTGAGCTCTTTGATTATCTGGTAAAGAAGGGGCGGCTCACCCCCAAAGAAGCCCGGAAGTTCTTCCGCCAAATAGTGTCTGCCCTGGACTTTTGCCACAGCTACTCCATCTG CCACAGGGACCTGAAGCCGGAGAACCTGCTCCTGGACGAGGAGAACAATATTCGGATCGCAGACTTTGGCATGGCCTCCTTGCAGGTGGGAGACAGCCTCTTGGAGACAAGCTGTGG GTCTCCCCATTACGCATGCCCAGAAGTGATCAAG GGGGAGAAATATGATGGTCGGAGGGCTGACATGTGGAGCTGTGGTGTTATTCTCTTTGCACTCCTGGTG GGGGCGCTGCCCTTCGACGACGACAACCTCCGGCAGCTGCTGGAAAAGGTGAAAAGGGGCGTGTTCCACATGCCCCACTTCATCCCCCCAGACTGCCAGAGCCTGCTGAGGGGCATGATCGAGGTGGAGCCGGAGAAGAGGCTCAGT CTGGAGCAGATTCAGAAACACCCCTGGTACCT GGGAGGGAAGCCAGAGCCCGAGCCCAGACTGGAGCCGGTCCCCGGGCGTCGAGTGGCCATGCGGAGCCTGCCGTCGGGCGGGGAGCTGGACCCCGACGTTCTGGAGAGCATGGCATCCCTGGGCTGCTTCCGGGACCTGGACCGTCTGCACCGGGAGCTGCGCAGCGAGGA ggagaaccaggaaaagatgaTCTACTACCTGCTTTTGGACCGCAAAGAGAGATACCCGAGTTGTGAGGATGAAGACCTACCGCCAAGGAATGATGCTG ACCCTCCAAGAAAGCGGGTGGATTCACCCATGCTGAGCCGTCATGGCAAGAGGAGGCCTGAGCGCAAATCCATGGAGGTCCTGAGCATCACTGATGCGGGCAGTGGGGGCGGAGGCTCTCCTGTGCCCACCCGGAGAgccctggagatggcccagcacaGCCAGAG ATCCAGAAGCGTCAGCGGTGCCTCCACCGGACTCTCCTCCAGTCCACTGAGTAGCCCCAGG AGCccagtcttttccttctccccggAGCCTGGGGCCAGTCCTGGGGAGGAGGCCCGGGCTGGAAGCTGCCCATCGCCAACACCCAAGACGCAGACGCTGCCATCTCGGGGTCCCCGGGGAGGGGGCACGGGAGAGCAGCCGCCACCTCCCAGTGCTCGCTCCACACCCCTACCTGGATCTCCGCGCACATCTCCAGGGGCTGCAACACCCCCGCCCTGCTCCCCGCGGGCCAGCCCCACTGGCACACCGGGTGCCACCCCACCTCCTAGTCCTGGGGCTGGTGGGGGTGTGGGTGGTGCTGCTTGGAGGAGTCGCCTCAACTCTATCCGTAACAGTTTCCTTGGCTCCCCTCGATTCCACCGGCGCAAGATGCAGG tcCCTACAGCAGAGGAGATGTCCAGCTTGACACCAGAGTCATCCCCAGA gCTGGCAAAGCGTTCCTGGTTTGGAAATTTCATCTCCCTGGACAAGGATGAGCAGATATTCCTGGTGCTCAAGAACAAGGCACTGAGCAGCATTAAGGCTGACATTGTCCACGCCTTCTTGTCG ATCCCCAGCCTGAGCCACAGTGTGCTGTCCCAGACTAGCTTCCGGGCCGAATATAAGACCAGCGGAGGCCCTTCCGTCTTCCAGAAACCTGTCCGCTTCCAAGTTGACATCTGCTCATCTGAGGGCCCTGACCCCCCTCCCAGGCGGCGGGAGCGGGATGGCAGTGGGGTCTACTCAGTCACCTTTACACTCATTGCCG GTCCCAGCCGTAGGTTCAAACGTGTGGTAGAGACGATCCAGGCTCAGCTCCTGAGCACCCACGATCAGCCATCGGTGCAAGCTCTGGCAG ATGAAAAGAATGGAGCCCAGCCAAGGTCCCCTGCCAGCACTCCTCCCCGAGGGCTGCAGCCCCCACCAGGCCGGTCTGAGCCCCCTGAACTGGGTGGTTCCCCTCGGCGTGGGCCACCCCCCAAGGACAGGAAGCTGCTGGCGGCCAGTGGGAGTCCCCAGCCCTGA
- the BRSK1 gene encoding serine/threonine-protein kinase BRSK1 isoform X1, protein MSGPKETGGGGGPAYHLPHPHPPQHAQYVGPYRLEKTLGKGQTGLVKLGVHCITGQKVAIKIVNREKLSESVLMKVEREIAILKLIEHPHVLKLHDVYENKKYLYLVLEHVSGGELFDYLVKKGRLTPKEARKFFRQIVSALDFCHSYSICHRDLKPENLLLDEENNIRIADFGMASLQVGDSLLETSCGSPHYACPEVIKGEKYDGRRADMWSCGVILFALLVGALPFDDDNLRQLLEKVKRGVFHMPHFIPPDCQSLLRGMIEVEPEKRLSLEQIQKHPWYLGGKPEPEPRLEPVPGRRVAMRSLPSGGELDPDVLESMASLGCFRDLDRLHRELRSEEENQEKMIYYLLLDRKERYPSCEDEDLPPRNDADPPRKRVDSPMLSRHGKRRPERKSMEVLSITDAGSGGGGSPVPTRRALEMAQHSQRSRSVSGASTGLSSSPLSSPRSPVFSFSPEPGASPGEEARAGSCPSPTPKTQTLPSRGPRGGGTGEQPPPPSARSTPLPGSPRTSPGAATPPPCSPRASPTGTPGATPPPSPGAGGGVGGAAWRSRLNSIRNSFLGSPRFHRRKMQVPTAEEMSSLTPESSPELAKRSWFGNFISLDKDEQIFLVLKNKALSSIKADIVHAFLSIPSLSHSVLSQTSFRAEYKTSGGPSVFQKPVRFQVDICSSEGPDPPPRRRERDGSGVYSVTFTLIAGPSRRFKRVVETIQAQLLSTHDQPSVQALADEKNGAQPRSPASTPPRGLQPPPGRSEPPELGGSPRRGPPPKDRKLLAASGSPQP, encoded by the exons ATGTCGGGGCCCAAGGAGACTGGCGGAGGCGGGGGACCAGCCTACCATCTACCGCACCCTCACCCCCCGCAGCACGCCCAGTATGTGGGGCCCTACCGTCTCGAGAAGACGCTGGGCAAGGGACAGACAG GCCTGGTCAAATTGGGTGTCCACTGCATCACTGGCCAGAAGGTAGCCATCAAGATTGTGAACCGGGAGAAACTGTCCGAATCGGTGCTGATGAAG GTGGAACGGGAGATCGCCATCCTCAAGCTCATCGAGCACCCCCACGTCCTCAAACTCCACGATGTCTACGAGAACAAGAAATATTT gTACTTGGTTCTGGAACATGTGTCAGGGGGTGAGCTCTTTGATTATCTGGTAAAGAAGGGGCGGCTCACCCCCAAAGAAGCCCGGAAGTTCTTCCGCCAAATAGTGTCTGCCCTGGACTTTTGCCACAGCTACTCCATCTG CCACAGGGACCTGAAGCCGGAGAACCTGCTCCTGGACGAGGAGAACAATATTCGGATCGCAGACTTTGGCATGGCCTCCTTGCAGGTGGGAGACAGCCTCTTGGAGACAAGCTGTGG GTCTCCCCATTACGCATGCCCAGAAGTGATCAAG GGGGAGAAATATGATGGTCGGAGGGCTGACATGTGGAGCTGTGGTGTTATTCTCTTTGCACTCCTGGTG GGGGCGCTGCCCTTCGACGACGACAACCTCCGGCAGCTGCTGGAAAAGGTGAAAAGGGGCGTGTTCCACATGCCCCACTTCATCCCCCCAGACTGCCAGAGCCTGCTGAGGGGCATGATCGAGGTGGAGCCGGAGAAGAGGCTCAGT CTGGAGCAGATTCAGAAACACCCCTGGTACCT GGGAGGGAAGCCAGAGCCCGAGCCCAGACTGGAGCCGGTCCCCGGGCGTCGAGTGGCCATGCGGAGCCTGCCGTCGGGCGGGGAGCTGGACCCCGACGTTCTGGAGAGCATGGCATCCCTGGGCTGCTTCCGGGACCTGGACCGTCTGCACCGGGAGCTGCGCAGCGAGGA ggagaaccaggaaaagatgaTCTACTACCTGCTTTTGGACCGCAAAGAGAGATACCCGAGTTGTGAGGATGAAGACCTACCGCCAAGGAATGATGCTG ACCCTCCAAGAAAGCGGGTGGATTCACCCATGCTGAGCCGTCATGGCAAGAGGAGGCCTGAGCGCAAATCCATGGAGGTCCTGAGCATCACTGATGCGGGCAGTGGGGGCGGAGGCTCTCCTGTGCCCACCCGGAGAgccctggagatggcccagcacaGCCAGAG ATCCAGAAGCGTCAGCGGTGCCTCCACCGGACTCTCCTCCAGTCCACTGAGTAGCCCCAGG AGCccagtcttttccttctccccggAGCCTGGGGCCAGTCCTGGGGAGGAGGCCCGGGCTGGAAGCTGCCCATCGCCAACACCCAAGACGCAGACGCTGCCATCTCGGGGTCCCCGGGGAGGGGGCACGGGAGAGCAGCCGCCACCTCCCAGTGCTCGCTCCACACCCCTACCTGGATCTCCGCGCACATCTCCAGGGGCTGCAACACCCCCGCCCTGCTCCCCGCGGGCCAGCCCCACTGGCACACCGGGTGCCACCCCACCTCCTAGTCCTGGGGCTGGTGGGGGTGTGGGTGGTGCTGCTTGGAGGAGTCGCCTCAACTCTATCCGTAACAGTTTCCTTGGCTCCCCTCGATTCCACCGGCGCAAGATGCAGG tcCCTACAGCAGAGGAGATGTCCAGCTTGACACCAGAGTCATCCCCAGA gCTGGCAAAGCGTTCCTGGTTTGGAAATTTCATCTCCCTGGACAAGGATGAGCAGATATTCCTGGTGCTCAAGAACAAGGCACTGAGCAGCATTAAGGCTGACATTGTCCACGCCTTCTTGTCG ATCCCCAGCCTGAGCCACAGTGTGCTGTCCCAGACTAGCTTCCGGGCCGAATATAAGACCAGCGGAGGCCCTTCCGTCTTCCAGAAACCTGTCCGCTTCCAAGTTGACATCTGCTCATCTGAGGGCCCTGACCCCCCTCCCAGGCGGCGGGAGCGGGATGGCAGTGGGGTCTACTCAGTCACCTTTACACTCATTGCCG GTCCCAGCCGTAGGTTCAAACGTGTGGTAGAGACGATCCAGGCTCAGCTCCTGAGCACCCACGATCAGCCATCGGTGCAAGCTCTGGCAG ATGAAAAGAATGGAGCCCAGCCAAGGTCCCCTGCCAGCACTCCTCCCCGAGGGCTGCAGCCCCCACCAGGCCGGTCTGAGCCCCCTGAACTGGGTGGTTCCCCTCGGCGTGGGCCACCCCCCAAGGACAGGAAGCTGCTGGCGGCCAGTGGGAGTCCCCAGCCCTGA
- the BRSK1 gene encoding serine/threonine-protein kinase BRSK1 isoform X2 yields the protein MRPVPKWDDSPWEMHAQYVGPYRLEKTLGKGQTGLVKLGVHCITGQKVAIKIVNREKLSESVLMKVEREIAILKLIEHPHVLKLHDVYENKKYLYLVLEHVSGGELFDYLVKKGRLTPKEARKFFRQIVSALDFCHSYSICHRDLKPENLLLDEENNIRIADFGMASLQVGDSLLETSCGSPHYACPEVIKGEKYDGRRADMWSCGVILFALLVGALPFDDDNLRQLLEKVKRGVFHMPHFIPPDCQSLLRGMIEVEPEKRLSLEQIQKHPWYLGGKPEPEPRLEPVPGRRVAMRSLPSGGELDPDVLESMASLGCFRDLDRLHRELRSEEENQEKMIYYLLLDRKERYPSCEDEDLPPRNDADPPRKRVDSPMLSRHGKRRPERKSMEVLSITDAGSGGGGSPVPTRRALEMAQHSQRSRSVSGASTGLSSSPLSSPRSPVFSFSPEPGASPGEEARAGSCPSPTPKTQTLPSRGPRGGGTGEQPPPPSARSTPLPGSPRTSPGAATPPPCSPRASPTGTPGATPPPSPGAGGGVGGAAWRSRLNSIRNSFLGSPRFHRRKMQVPTAEEMSSLTPESSPELAKRSWFGNFISLDKDEQIFLVLKNKALSSIKADIVHAFLSIPSLSHSVLSQTSFRAEYKTSGGPSVFQKPVRFQVDICSSEGPDPPPRRRERDGSGVYSVTFTLIAGPSRRFKRVVETIQAQLLSTHDQPSVQALADEKNGAQPRSPASTPPRGLQPPPGRSEPPELGGSPRRGPPPKDRKLLAASGSPQP from the exons ATGAGACCTGTTCCAAAGTGGGATGACTCCCCTTGGGAGATG CACGCCCAGTATGTGGGGCCCTACCGTCTCGAGAAGACGCTGGGCAAGGGACAGACAG GCCTGGTCAAATTGGGTGTCCACTGCATCACTGGCCAGAAGGTAGCCATCAAGATTGTGAACCGGGAGAAACTGTCCGAATCGGTGCTGATGAAG GTGGAACGGGAGATCGCCATCCTCAAGCTCATCGAGCACCCCCACGTCCTCAAACTCCACGATGTCTACGAGAACAAGAAATATTT gTACTTGGTTCTGGAACATGTGTCAGGGGGTGAGCTCTTTGATTATCTGGTAAAGAAGGGGCGGCTCACCCCCAAAGAAGCCCGGAAGTTCTTCCGCCAAATAGTGTCTGCCCTGGACTTTTGCCACAGCTACTCCATCTG CCACAGGGACCTGAAGCCGGAGAACCTGCTCCTGGACGAGGAGAACAATATTCGGATCGCAGACTTTGGCATGGCCTCCTTGCAGGTGGGAGACAGCCTCTTGGAGACAAGCTGTGG GTCTCCCCATTACGCATGCCCAGAAGTGATCAAG GGGGAGAAATATGATGGTCGGAGGGCTGACATGTGGAGCTGTGGTGTTATTCTCTTTGCACTCCTGGTG GGGGCGCTGCCCTTCGACGACGACAACCTCCGGCAGCTGCTGGAAAAGGTGAAAAGGGGCGTGTTCCACATGCCCCACTTCATCCCCCCAGACTGCCAGAGCCTGCTGAGGGGCATGATCGAGGTGGAGCCGGAGAAGAGGCTCAGT CTGGAGCAGATTCAGAAACACCCCTGGTACCT GGGAGGGAAGCCAGAGCCCGAGCCCAGACTGGAGCCGGTCCCCGGGCGTCGAGTGGCCATGCGGAGCCTGCCGTCGGGCGGGGAGCTGGACCCCGACGTTCTGGAGAGCATGGCATCCCTGGGCTGCTTCCGGGACCTGGACCGTCTGCACCGGGAGCTGCGCAGCGAGGA ggagaaccaggaaaagatgaTCTACTACCTGCTTTTGGACCGCAAAGAGAGATACCCGAGTTGTGAGGATGAAGACCTACCGCCAAGGAATGATGCTG ACCCTCCAAGAAAGCGGGTGGATTCACCCATGCTGAGCCGTCATGGCAAGAGGAGGCCTGAGCGCAAATCCATGGAGGTCCTGAGCATCACTGATGCGGGCAGTGGGGGCGGAGGCTCTCCTGTGCCCACCCGGAGAgccctggagatggcccagcacaGCCAGAG ATCCAGAAGCGTCAGCGGTGCCTCCACCGGACTCTCCTCCAGTCCACTGAGTAGCCCCAGG AGCccagtcttttccttctccccggAGCCTGGGGCCAGTCCTGGGGAGGAGGCCCGGGCTGGAAGCTGCCCATCGCCAACACCCAAGACGCAGACGCTGCCATCTCGGGGTCCCCGGGGAGGGGGCACGGGAGAGCAGCCGCCACCTCCCAGTGCTCGCTCCACACCCCTACCTGGATCTCCGCGCACATCTCCAGGGGCTGCAACACCCCCGCCCTGCTCCCCGCGGGCCAGCCCCACTGGCACACCGGGTGCCACCCCACCTCCTAGTCCTGGGGCTGGTGGGGGTGTGGGTGGTGCTGCTTGGAGGAGTCGCCTCAACTCTATCCGTAACAGTTTCCTTGGCTCCCCTCGATTCCACCGGCGCAAGATGCAGG tcCCTACAGCAGAGGAGATGTCCAGCTTGACACCAGAGTCATCCCCAGA gCTGGCAAAGCGTTCCTGGTTTGGAAATTTCATCTCCCTGGACAAGGATGAGCAGATATTCCTGGTGCTCAAGAACAAGGCACTGAGCAGCATTAAGGCTGACATTGTCCACGCCTTCTTGTCG ATCCCCAGCCTGAGCCACAGTGTGCTGTCCCAGACTAGCTTCCGGGCCGAATATAAGACCAGCGGAGGCCCTTCCGTCTTCCAGAAACCTGTCCGCTTCCAAGTTGACATCTGCTCATCTGAGGGCCCTGACCCCCCTCCCAGGCGGCGGGAGCGGGATGGCAGTGGGGTCTACTCAGTCACCTTTACACTCATTGCCG GTCCCAGCCGTAGGTTCAAACGTGTGGTAGAGACGATCCAGGCTCAGCTCCTGAGCACCCACGATCAGCCATCGGTGCAAGCTCTGGCAG ATGAAAAGAATGGAGCCCAGCCAAGGTCCCCTGCCAGCACTCCTCCCCGAGGGCTGCAGCCCCCACCAGGCCGGTCTGAGCCCCCTGAACTGGGTGGTTCCCCTCGGCGTGGGCCACCCCCCAAGGACAGGAAGCTGCTGGCGGCCAGTGGGAGTCCCCAGCCCTGA
- the BRSK1 gene encoding serine/threonine-protein kinase BRSK1 isoform X4, with protein sequence MSTRTRNICRYLVLEHVSGGELFDYLVKKGRLTPKEARKFFRQIVSALDFCHSYSICHRDLKPENLLLDEENNIRIADFGMASLQVGDSLLETSCGSPHYACPEVIKGEKYDGRRADMWSCGVILFALLVGALPFDDDNLRQLLEKVKRGVFHMPHFIPPDCQSLLRGMIEVEPEKRLSLEQIQKHPWYLGGKPEPEPRLEPVPGRRVAMRSLPSGGELDPDVLESMASLGCFRDLDRLHRELRSEEENQEKMIYYLLLDRKERYPSCEDEDLPPRNDADPPRKRVDSPMLSRHGKRRPERKSMEVLSITDAGSGGGGSPVPTRRALEMAQHSQRSRSVSGASTGLSSSPLSSPRSPVFSFSPEPGASPGEEARAGSCPSPTPKTQTLPSRGPRGGGTGEQPPPPSARSTPLPGSPRTSPGAATPPPCSPRASPTGTPGATPPPSPGAGGGVGGAAWRSRLNSIRNSFLGSPRFHRRKMQVPTAEEMSSLTPESSPELAKRSWFGNFISLDKDEQIFLVLKNKALSSIKADIVHAFLSIPSLSHSVLSQTSFRAEYKTSGGPSVFQKPVRFQVDICSSEGPDPPPRRRERDGSGVYSVTFTLIAGPSRRFKRVVETIQAQLLSTHDQPSVQALADEKNGAQPRSPASTPPRGLQPPPGRSEPPELGGSPRRGPPPKDRKLLAASGSPQP encoded by the exons ATGTCTACGAGAACAAGAAATATTTGTAG gTACTTGGTTCTGGAACATGTGTCAGGGGGTGAGCTCTTTGATTATCTGGTAAAGAAGGGGCGGCTCACCCCCAAAGAAGCCCGGAAGTTCTTCCGCCAAATAGTGTCTGCCCTGGACTTTTGCCACAGCTACTCCATCTG CCACAGGGACCTGAAGCCGGAGAACCTGCTCCTGGACGAGGAGAACAATATTCGGATCGCAGACTTTGGCATGGCCTCCTTGCAGGTGGGAGACAGCCTCTTGGAGACAAGCTGTGG GTCTCCCCATTACGCATGCCCAGAAGTGATCAAG GGGGAGAAATATGATGGTCGGAGGGCTGACATGTGGAGCTGTGGTGTTATTCTCTTTGCACTCCTGGTG GGGGCGCTGCCCTTCGACGACGACAACCTCCGGCAGCTGCTGGAAAAGGTGAAAAGGGGCGTGTTCCACATGCCCCACTTCATCCCCCCAGACTGCCAGAGCCTGCTGAGGGGCATGATCGAGGTGGAGCCGGAGAAGAGGCTCAGT CTGGAGCAGATTCAGAAACACCCCTGGTACCT GGGAGGGAAGCCAGAGCCCGAGCCCAGACTGGAGCCGGTCCCCGGGCGTCGAGTGGCCATGCGGAGCCTGCCGTCGGGCGGGGAGCTGGACCCCGACGTTCTGGAGAGCATGGCATCCCTGGGCTGCTTCCGGGACCTGGACCGTCTGCACCGGGAGCTGCGCAGCGAGGA ggagaaccaggaaaagatgaTCTACTACCTGCTTTTGGACCGCAAAGAGAGATACCCGAGTTGTGAGGATGAAGACCTACCGCCAAGGAATGATGCTG ACCCTCCAAGAAAGCGGGTGGATTCACCCATGCTGAGCCGTCATGGCAAGAGGAGGCCTGAGCGCAAATCCATGGAGGTCCTGAGCATCACTGATGCGGGCAGTGGGGGCGGAGGCTCTCCTGTGCCCACCCGGAGAgccctggagatggcccagcacaGCCAGAG ATCCAGAAGCGTCAGCGGTGCCTCCACCGGACTCTCCTCCAGTCCACTGAGTAGCCCCAGG AGCccagtcttttccttctccccggAGCCTGGGGCCAGTCCTGGGGAGGAGGCCCGGGCTGGAAGCTGCCCATCGCCAACACCCAAGACGCAGACGCTGCCATCTCGGGGTCCCCGGGGAGGGGGCACGGGAGAGCAGCCGCCACCTCCCAGTGCTCGCTCCACACCCCTACCTGGATCTCCGCGCACATCTCCAGGGGCTGCAACACCCCCGCCCTGCTCCCCGCGGGCCAGCCCCACTGGCACACCGGGTGCCACCCCACCTCCTAGTCCTGGGGCTGGTGGGGGTGTGGGTGGTGCTGCTTGGAGGAGTCGCCTCAACTCTATCCGTAACAGTTTCCTTGGCTCCCCTCGATTCCACCGGCGCAAGATGCAGG tcCCTACAGCAGAGGAGATGTCCAGCTTGACACCAGAGTCATCCCCAGA gCTGGCAAAGCGTTCCTGGTTTGGAAATTTCATCTCCCTGGACAAGGATGAGCAGATATTCCTGGTGCTCAAGAACAAGGCACTGAGCAGCATTAAGGCTGACATTGTCCACGCCTTCTTGTCG ATCCCCAGCCTGAGCCACAGTGTGCTGTCCCAGACTAGCTTCCGGGCCGAATATAAGACCAGCGGAGGCCCTTCCGTCTTCCAGAAACCTGTCCGCTTCCAAGTTGACATCTGCTCATCTGAGGGCCCTGACCCCCCTCCCAGGCGGCGGGAGCGGGATGGCAGTGGGGTCTACTCAGTCACCTTTACACTCATTGCCG GTCCCAGCCGTAGGTTCAAACGTGTGGTAGAGACGATCCAGGCTCAGCTCCTGAGCACCCACGATCAGCCATCGGTGCAAGCTCTGGCAG ATGAAAAGAATGGAGCCCAGCCAAGGTCCCCTGCCAGCACTCCTCCCCGAGGGCTGCAGCCCCCACCAGGCCGGTCTGAGCCCCCTGAACTGGGTGGTTCCCCTCGGCGTGGGCCACCCCCCAAGGACAGGAAGCTGCTGGCGGCCAGTGGGAGTCCCCAGCCCTGA